The Candidatus Methylomirabilota bacterium DNA segment TCGGGCCGATCACCGCCGAGACGGCGGGCCGCTACGGGCTTGCCGCGGACGTCATCCCGTCCGCATTCACGATCCCAAGTCTGGCGGAGGCCCTAGTCACGCATCTCGCGAATCGCACGCCCCCGCCAAGGTGATTTTGTCCCTTGCATCTCCCTCCCTTTCATGCCAGCATAGGAAAACCTCCGGCCTTCATGCCAAGGAAGCTATCGCCTGCGGAGAGAGGAGAAGAGGCCCCTGGCAAAAAAACCGGGCGGAACGACCGCTCTTGTTGTGATCCTCATTCTCGGGGCCCTCATCGGCACGGCCCTGGGAGAACTTATTGCGTACCTCTTTCCCGGTGGCATCCTAGAGCGAATCTTTGCACAAGGAATTACTCCTGGCCTTCAGCCGCCTGCTACTCTCGACCTCAAGATCCTTTCGCTGACCTTCGGTTTCACCGTCCGCATCAATCTTTCGAGTCTATTGGGGCTCCTGCTGGGTGCCTATCTGTATAAACAGTTCTGATTCCAGTTGACACCTTACAAGGCCCTATGCCATGTTTGCCGGGATCTGCTGGTCAGAGGGATCGAAGACAGGGCTAAAAAATGAGTGGATCGGGGCAGGGATTGATTCTGGCCATTACGGGGGCCAGCGGGGTCGCCATCGGGGTCCGCCT contains these protein-coding regions:
- a CDS encoding DUF4321 domain-containing protein, whose protein sequence is MILILGALIGTALGELIAYLFPGGILERIFAQGITPGLQPPATLDLKILSLTFGFTVRINLSSLLGLLLGAYLYKQF